The Manihot esculenta cultivar AM560-2 chromosome 1, M.esculenta_v8, whole genome shotgun sequence genome has a window encoding:
- the LOC110622107 gene encoding protein IQ-DOMAIN 17: MGKVGGTSWLAAVKRAFRSPTKDNEKKSCRRREDREPEDEEKKRGKRRWIFRKSSSTQETTVIQHSAERSIITAAAISDAADAKQRHALAMAMATTAAAQAAVATAQAAVEVVRLTRPTLFVKQHFAAIAIQTAFRGYLARRALRALKGLVKLQALVRGHNVRKRAKMTLHCMQALMRVQARVRDQRKRLSYEGTTNSISTDLNSLWGSQLADRKSISRDESSTADEWVNWDDQHPHSLEEIQVMLQETKEVALKREKAIAHAFSHQMWRPSRVTYASEGELEEKPRWHDRWTRRKQLENRGIRGLNDQREPIKTVEIDTSQPYTFSTPIARKSHHEYHHYQQQRPSSYSVASPLSRAHSTFPLQSPVTPSPSKARTLLQVHSASPRCFREDGNQQDRYHKCVTTSMPNYMAATASAKARFRSQSAPRQRPSTPEREKLGSTSAAKKRLNFPVPDPVTSNNVADYSLRSPSYKGNVHEDYNMSSCCTDSLGDEVSPPSTNDLSRWLR; encoded by the exons ATGGGGAAGGTTGGAGGAACTTCTTGGTTGGCTGCAGTTAAAAGGGCTTTCAGATCTCCTACCAAGGATAATGAGAAGAAAAGCTGCAGAAGGAGGGAAGATCGAGAACCAGAGGATGAAGAGAag AAGAGAGGAAAAAGAAGATGGATATTCAGGAAATCTTCATCAACTCAGGAAACAACAGTTATACAACATTCTGCAGAAAGAAGCATAATTACTGCTGCTGCTATTAGTGATGCAGCTGATGCTAAGCAAAGACATGCACTTGCAATGGCCATGGCCACAACAGCAGCTGCTCAGGCAGCAGTTGCAACAGCTCAAGCAGCTGTGGAAGTAGTTAGACTCACCAGGCCAACTCTTTTTGTGAAGCAACACTTTGCTGCCATTGCTATTCAGACAGCTTTCAGAGGATACctg GCCAGGAGAGCTCTTCGGGCGCTTAAGGGACTGGTGAAGCTGCAAGCTTTAGTGAGAGGACACAATGTTAGAAAGCGAGCAAAGATGACTCTTCACTGCATGCAGGCTCTGATGCGAGTTCAAGCACGAGTTCGGGATCAACGCAAGAGGCTTTCTTACGAAGGAACCACAAATTCCATCTCAACTGATCTTAACAGCTTGTGGGGGTCGCAGCTTGCTGATAGAAAGTCCATT TCTAGGGATGAAAGCAGCACTGCTGATGAATGGGTCAATTGGGATGATCAACACCCACATTCACTGGAAGAGATCCAAGTGATGTTGCAAGAAACAAAGGAAGTTGCCTTGAAACGTGAGAAGGCCATTGCTCATGCTTTTTCTCACCAG ATGTGGAGACCCAGTAGAGTGACATATGCAAGTGAAGGAGAACTGGAAGAGAAACCCAGATGGCATGATCGATGGACGAGGAGGAAGCAATTAGAGAACAGAGGGATCAGAGGTTTAAATGATCAGAGAGAACCCATCAAAACTGTTGAAATTGACACCTCTCAACCTTACACTTTCTCGACCCCAATTGCTCGTAAATCCCATCATGAGTATCATCACTATCAACAACAAAGGCCAAGTTCATATTCTGTTGCTTCCCCTCTCTCTAGAGCCCACAGCACTTTCCCACTTCAATCACCAGTAACACCATCACCATCCAAAGCAAGAACGCTGCTCCAAGTTCATTCAGCCAGCCCTCGCTGCTTCAGAGAAGACGGGAACCAGCAGGATCGATATCACAAATGTGTAACAACTTCAATGCCTAATTACATGGCTGCTACTGCATCAGCCAAGGCTCGTTTCAGGTCACAAAGTGCACCAAGGCAAAGGCCGTCAACCCCAGAAAGAGAAAAACTGGGTTCAACTTCTGCAGCCAAAAAACGGCTCAATTTCCCAGTTCCTGATCCTGTGACAAGCAATAATGTTGCAGATTATAGCTTGAGGAGTCCAAGCTACAAGGGCAATGTTCATGAAGATTATAACATGTCTTCTTGCTGCACAGATAGCCTTGGAGATGAAGTGTCTCCTCCTTCAACCAATGATCTCAGTAGATGGTTAAGGTAA